In Aspergillus flavus chromosome 3, complete sequence, one genomic interval encodes:
- a CDS encoding methyltransferase family protein: MQISDIKSSDWDTTASEYSKVPLEGPLLIPCKRMINALQNTLSFSSATTILDIGCGPGTAISLLIEDYGHHIPPGTRLVATDYSAGMVAETRARRDSKIIAGGDNPNCWDRLETLVVDAQDLSPFPSNSVSHIMGSLVYFMLPDPMKGLIEAHRVLQAGGVFACTSWAKVEWMELLVQAVHKVRPVGKDNNSTQPRETSLIPTHWKDAAGVKEELESAGFRDVHTEYVEFNWAVEDNNKFAEMMCTSSNPGSKMVLGDLTAEEQYHVCKEYAKILEENGNVCKGVAVLGVGRK; the protein is encoded by the exons ATGCAGATTAGTGACATAAAGTCGTCGGACTGGGACACCACCGCGTCCGAGTATTCCAAAGTTCCCCTCGAAGGGCCACTGTTGATTCCCTGTAAGCGCATGATTAACGCCTTACAGAATACCCTTAGCTTTTCATCGGCCACAACAATCTTAGACATTGGATGTGGTCCCGGCACCGCCATCAGTTTGCTGATCGAAGACTACGGCCACCATATTCCACCAGGAACTCGACTGGTCGCGACGGACTACTCTGCAGGCATGGTGGCAGAGACCAGAGCCAGGAGAGACTCGAAGATAATAGCCGGGGGTGACAATCCAAATTGCTGGGATCGACTCGAGACGCTGGTAGTGGATGCACAGGATCTGTCTCCATTTCCCTCGAATAGCGTCTCGCATATCATGGGGAGCCTTGTTTACTTTATGCTCCCAGACCCAATGAAGGGCCTAATAGAGGCTCATCGTGTACTACAAGCCGGGGGCGTCTTTGCATGTACGAGTTGGGCAAAGGTCGAGTGGATGGAACTCCTGGTTCAAGCGGTGCACAAGGTGCGACCCGTTGGGAAGGATAACAAC TCAACCCAACCAAGAGAGACTAGTTTGATCCCAACGCATTGGAAGGATGCTGCTGGAGTGAAGGAAGAGCTAGAATCTGCTGGTTTCCGCGACGTGCACACCGAATACGTCGAGTTCAACTGGGCTGTTGAAGACAATAACAAGTTTGCCGAGATGATGTGCACAAGTTCCAACCCCGGTAGCAAGATGGTCTTGGGTGATCTTACTGCTGAAGAGCAATATCATGTTTGTAAAGAGTATGCGA